The following coding sequences lie in one Saccharopolyspora hordei genomic window:
- a CDS encoding WhiB family transcriptional regulator, which translates to MWISGNSRLAERGDAPVAEFDVLAELVELSEEEQEWQERALCAQTDPEAFFPEKGGSTREAKRICAGCEVRSECLEYALQHDERFGIWGGLSERERRKLKRRAV; encoded by the coding sequence ATGTGGATTTCCGGCAACAGCCGCTTGGCGGAGCGCGGGGACGCTCCCGTCGCGGAGTTCGACGTCCTGGCCGAGCTGGTCGAGCTGTCCGAAGAAGAGCAGGAGTGGCAGGAGCGGGCCCTCTGCGCGCAGACCGACCCGGAGGCGTTCTTCCCGGAGAAGGGCGGTTCCACGCGCGAGGCGAAGCGGATCTGCGCGGGCTGCGAGGTGCGCTCCGAGTGCCTGGAGTACGCGCTGCAGCACGACGAGCGCTTCGGCATCTGGGGCGGACTGTCCGAAAGGGAGCGTCGCAAGCTCAAGCGCCGCGCGGTGTGA
- a CDS encoding glycosyltransferase family A protein, with product MVDLARRRKTLSAPVLAVVVCRDGESWLPGVLAALAEQSTRPRRVIAVDTGSTDRTAELLAQARADQLVDDVLTLPRDTSFTTAVADAVALGKRRWAEPGRWLWVLDGGPAPGPDRLAGLLATAGEGTTADEVQAGRLVRRDVFERWERRPSPAPRERRGAFLSRGRVLRLLSAPLFVLTAALLVFAVVNALVTGRLGADLAGGRLFPTADLATTWHDYLAAWHPVAGGTGSPAPPSLLVLALLGSVLGGPSVVVSLLLLFGVPLAGVSAYFAAGALGVSRLRRAVVAGAYALLPVASLSAGQGRLDVVVAHVLVPPLLAGIAAVLRRPAGQWLGTVCLTALGLAVLGAFSPLMHLALVVLALLGHVLLPGETARSQRRVAGLAAVVLLSVACLLPWPVVLLRHPEVLLHGPGARVVEQHAGAWLFALSPDGSPAGALGVLFVLAAVLALVLAWDKRMLPAVGVVVFGWLLAGAVDGSVAEPITGGVATSGWTGGPLVLVAVGCCWIVLRAGRLQLPAALPALPQGAGIAAGAVVVLALVVGSAVALASGPLAPAQPVAGPSGTRLVLDPGPQPARMVTGPGPRFGDDDLAPAGNAADWLRQVDDDLQSTDPGRVRAALAAAAAHGAEFVVVPGDSAVPELGRGLVSEHERLLDGSRVLRLLLPSSPVKLVGPDLARQAQTEPEPTPEARPLPVAAQLPNFTVRVSEGGAGRALVLGAVNEPGWYARVDGMTFPLATAWGNQVAIPLPEQAAEVRVGYTEVPRTALLSVQAAAVLFTVVVAIPGRRREAGTTP from the coding sequence GTGGTGGATCTGGCCCGCAGGAGGAAGACGTTGAGCGCGCCGGTGCTGGCGGTCGTGGTGTGTCGGGACGGTGAGTCGTGGTTGCCGGGGGTGCTCGCCGCCCTCGCCGAGCAGTCCACCAGACCGCGCCGCGTGATCGCGGTGGACACCGGCTCGACCGACCGCACCGCGGAGCTGCTGGCCCAGGCGCGCGCGGACCAGCTCGTCGACGACGTGCTGACCCTGCCGCGGGACACGTCGTTCACCACCGCGGTCGCGGACGCCGTGGCGCTGGGCAAGCGGCGGTGGGCCGAGCCCGGCCGCTGGTTGTGGGTGCTCGACGGCGGGCCCGCGCCCGGGCCGGACCGGTTGGCCGGGCTGCTGGCCACGGCCGGGGAGGGCACGACCGCGGACGAGGTGCAGGCCGGCCGGCTCGTCCGGCGCGACGTCTTCGAGCGGTGGGAGCGCCGACCCTCGCCCGCGCCGCGCGAACGCCGCGGCGCTTTCCTCAGCCGTGGCAGGGTGTTGCGGCTGCTCTCCGCGCCGCTGTTCGTCCTCACCGCCGCACTGCTGGTGTTCGCGGTGGTCAACGCGCTCGTCACCGGCCGCCTCGGCGCCGACCTGGCCGGCGGTCGGCTGTTCCCGACGGCCGACCTGGCGACCACGTGGCACGACTACCTGGCCGCCTGGCACCCGGTCGCCGGTGGCACCGGCTCGCCCGCCCCGCCGTCGCTGCTGGTGCTGGCGCTGCTCGGCAGTGTCCTCGGTGGACCGTCGGTCGTGGTGTCGCTCCTGCTGCTGTTCGGGGTCCCGCTCGCCGGGGTGAGCGCCTACTTCGCGGCCGGGGCGCTCGGTGTCTCGAGGTTGCGGCGCGCGGTCGTGGCCGGTGCGTACGCCCTGCTGCCGGTGGCGTCGCTGTCGGCCGGGCAGGGACGCCTCGACGTGGTCGTCGCGCACGTCCTGGTGCCGCCGCTGCTGGCCGGGATCGCGGCGGTGCTCCGGCGCCCCGCGGGGCAGTGGCTGGGCACCGTCTGCCTGACCGCGCTGGGACTGGCGGTGCTCGGCGCCTTCTCCCCGCTGATGCACCTCGCGCTGGTCGTGCTGGCGCTGCTCGGGCACGTGCTGCTGCCCGGTGAGACGGCACGCAGCCAGCGCCGCGTGGCCGGACTGGCGGCGGTGGTGCTGCTGTCGGTCGCCTGCCTGCTGCCGTGGCCCGTCGTGCTGCTGCGGCACCCGGAGGTGCTGCTGCACGGGCCCGGGGCCCGGGTGGTGGAGCAGCACGCGGGCGCGTGGTTGTTCGCCTTGAGCCCGGACGGGTCCCCGGCCGGCGCGCTCGGGGTGCTGTTCGTGCTGGCCGCGGTGCTCGCGCTCGTCCTCGCGTGGGACAAGCGGATGCTCCCGGCGGTCGGGGTCGTGGTCTTCGGGTGGCTGCTGGCCGGTGCGGTGGACGGGTCGGTGGCCGAGCCGATCACCGGCGGGGTCGCCACCAGCGGGTGGACCGGTGGTCCGCTGGTGCTCGTCGCGGTCGGCTGCTGCTGGATCGTGCTGCGCGCCGGACGGCTGCAGCTGCCGGCCGCGCTGCCCGCGCTGCCGCAGGGTGCCGGGATCGCCGCGGGTGCCGTGGTCGTCCTCGCGCTCGTGGTGGGCTCCGCGGTCGCGCTGGCCAGCGGTCCGCTGGCGCCGGCGCAGCCGGTGGCCGGGCCGTCCGGGACGCGACTGGTGCTCGACCCGGGGCCGCAGCCCGCGCGGATGGTCACCGGTCCCGGCCCGCGCTTCGGCGACGACGACCTGGCCCCCGCCGGGAACGCCGCGGACTGGTTGCGCCAGGTCGACGACGACCTGCAGTCCACCGACCCCGGTCGGGTGCGGGCGGCGCTGGCCGCGGCGGCCGCCCACGGCGCCGAGTTCGTCGTCGTGCCGGGCGACTCCGCGGTGCCCGAACTCGGCCGCGGTCTGGTCAGCGAGCACGAGCGCCTGCTGGACGGCAGCCGGGTGCTGCGCCTGCTGCTGCCGAGCTCCCCGGTCAAGCTGGTCGGCCCCGACCTGGCGCGCCAGGCGCAGACCGAGCCGGAACCGACGCCCGAGGCCCGTCCGCTCCCCGTGGCCGCGCAGCTGCCGAACTTCACCGTCCGGGTCTCCGAGGGCGGCGCCGGGCGCGCGCTGGTGCTCGGTGCGGTGAACGAGCCCGGCTGGTACGCGCGGGTCGACGGCATGACGTTCCCGCTGGCCACCGCCTGGGGCAACCAGGTGGCGATCCCGCTGCCGGAGCAGGCCGCCGAGGTGCGGGTCGGCTACACCGAGGTGCCGCGGACGGCGCTGCTGTCGGTGCAGGCGGCGGCGGTGCTGTTCACCGTGGTCGTGGCGATCCCCGGCCGCCGCCGCGAGGCCGGGACCACGCCTTGA
- a CDS encoding metallopeptidase family protein: protein MVTARGSRRRVRFRRDRRGRGLRGPLYPSSVPVSRSRSQRFDALVLEALEPIEQRWHAELTQLDVAVDEVPEITSTTPEKIVWDDDVVVDSNVPLARLVPAGVDRRGLPTRARIVLYRRPLEARARDGTDMADLLHDVLVEQVAAYLGLDPDVIEGQ from the coding sequence GTGGTGACCGCACGTGGATCTCGGCGTCGCGTCCGCTTCCGGCGGGACCGGCGCGGCCGCGGGCTGCGCGGGCCGCTGTACCCGTCCTCGGTCCCGGTGTCGCGCAGCCGTTCGCAGCGCTTCGACGCGCTGGTGCTGGAGGCGCTGGAGCCGATCGAGCAGCGCTGGCACGCCGAGCTGACGCAGCTGGACGTCGCCGTCGACGAAGTACCGGAGATCACCAGCACCACGCCCGAGAAGATCGTGTGGGACGACGACGTGGTGGTGGACTCCAACGTGCCGCTGGCCCGGCTGGTGCCGGCCGGGGTGGACCGGCGCGGGCTCCCCACACGCGCCCGGATCGTGCTGTACCGGCGTCCGCTGGAGGCGCGGGCGCGCGACGGCACGGACATGGCGGACCTGCTGCACGACGTGCTGGTCGAGCAGGTCGCGGCCTACCTCGGGCTGGACCCGGACGTCATCGAAGGGCAGTGA
- a CDS encoding DUF3499 family protein codes for MRSVRRCSRTGCLNPAVATLTYAYADSTAVVGPLATYAEPHSYDLCEAHALRLTVPKGWEVVRHEGEFAPPQPSDDDLTALAEAVREAGRPDRPVEHHGLAPGGSRRGHLRALPDPVDE; via the coding sequence GTGCGGAGCGTGAGGCGTTGCTCGCGGACCGGGTGTCTCAACCCGGCCGTCGCCACGCTCACGTATGCCTACGCGGACTCCACCGCGGTCGTCGGCCCGCTGGCCACCTACGCCGAACCGCACAGCTACGACCTGTGCGAAGCGCACGCGCTGCGGCTCACCGTGCCGAAGGGCTGGGAGGTCGTGCGGCACGAGGGCGAGTTCGCCCCGCCGCAACCCTCCGACGACGACCTGACCGCGCTGGCCGAGGCGGTCCGGGAGGCCGGGCGACCGGACCGGCCGGTCGAGCACCACGGGCTCGCCCCCGGAGGCAGCCGCCGCGGGCACCTGCGAGCGTTGCCGGACCCGGTCGACGAGTGA
- a CDS encoding phosphomannomutase/phosphoglucomutase, with protein sequence MRDLSGIVKAYDIRGVVGEGLDADAVREIGAAFTRLVGGPAVVIGHDMRESSPGLAEAFAEGVTGQGVDVINIGLASTDMLYFASGRLELPGAMFTASHNPAQYNGIKLCRAGAAPVGQDSGLSEIQELVAHGVPEFLGAKGSTSERDMVAEYAAFLRELVDIRGIRPLKIVVDAGNGMGGHTVPTVFEGLPIELVPMYFELDGTFPHHEANPLDPANLVDLQAKVREVGADAGLAFDGDADRCFVVDENADPVSPSAISALVAVRELEKEPGATIIHNLITSKAVPEIVAEHGGKPVRTRVGHSFIKQTMAETGAIFGGEHSAHYYFRDFWRADSGMLAALHVLAALGGQDQPLSQLMSSYSRYVASGEINSTVDDQQGRMRAVAATFGDRSGARVDELDGLTVELSDGSWFNLRPSNTEPLLRLNVEARDTDAMAALRDEVLAVVRG encoded by the coding sequence GTGCGAGACCTGTCGGGGATCGTCAAGGCGTACGACATCCGCGGGGTGGTCGGGGAAGGCCTCGACGCCGACGCGGTGCGGGAGATCGGCGCCGCCTTCACCCGGCTCGTGGGTGGCCCCGCGGTGGTCATCGGCCACGACATGCGGGAGTCCTCGCCGGGCTTGGCCGAGGCCTTCGCCGAAGGCGTCACCGGCCAGGGCGTCGACGTGATCAACATCGGCCTGGCCAGCACTGACATGCTCTACTTCGCGTCCGGTCGGCTCGAGCTCCCGGGCGCGATGTTCACCGCCAGCCACAACCCGGCCCAGTACAACGGGATCAAGCTGTGCCGGGCCGGCGCGGCCCCGGTCGGCCAGGACAGCGGCCTGTCCGAGATCCAGGAGCTGGTCGCCCACGGCGTGCCCGAGTTCCTCGGCGCCAAGGGCAGCACCAGCGAGCGCGACATGGTCGCCGAGTACGCCGCCTTCCTGCGCGAGCTGGTCGACATCCGCGGCATCCGCCCGCTGAAGATCGTGGTGGACGCCGGCAACGGGATGGGCGGGCACACCGTGCCCACCGTCTTCGAGGGGCTGCCGATCGAGCTGGTGCCGATGTACTTCGAGCTCGACGGCACCTTCCCCCACCACGAGGCCAACCCGCTGGACCCGGCCAACCTGGTCGACCTGCAGGCCAAGGTGCGCGAGGTCGGCGCGGACGCCGGGCTGGCCTTCGACGGCGACGCCGACCGCTGCTTCGTGGTCGACGAGAACGCCGACCCGGTCTCGCCGAGCGCCATCAGCGCGCTGGTCGCGGTCCGCGAGCTGGAGAAGGAGCCCGGCGCGACCATCATCCACAACCTGATCACCTCCAAGGCGGTGCCCGAGATCGTCGCCGAGCACGGCGGCAAGCCGGTGCGCACCCGCGTCGGCCACTCGTTCATCAAGCAGACGATGGCCGAGACCGGGGCGATCTTCGGCGGCGAGCACTCCGCGCACTACTACTTCCGCGACTTCTGGCGGGCCGACTCCGGCATGCTGGCCGCGCTGCACGTGCTGGCCGCCCTGGGTGGCCAGGACCAGCCGTTGTCGCAGCTGATGAGCAGCTACTCGCGCTACGTCGCCTCCGGCGAGATCAACTCGACGGTCGACGACCAGCAGGGCCGGATGCGCGCGGTGGCGGCCACCTTCGGCGACCGGTCGGGCGCTCGTGTCGACGAGCTCGACGGGCTTACCGTGGAGCTGTCGGACGGTTCCTGGTTCAACCTGCGCCCGTCCAACACCGAACCGCTGCTCCGGCTCAACGTGGAGGCGAGGGACACTGACGCGATGGCCGCGCTGCGCGACGAGGTGCTCGCGGTCGTCCGAGGGTGA
- a CDS encoding Trm112 family protein translates to MAVDLEPQLLEILACPCPQHAPLRPGLGDDSQADYLTCTSCGRAFPVRDGIPVLLLEEAVGGPAPGASGEG, encoded by the coding sequence GTGGCCGTTGACCTGGAGCCGCAGTTGCTGGAGATCCTGGCCTGCCCGTGCCCGCAGCACGCCCCGCTGCGGCCGGGGCTGGGCGACGACTCCCAGGCCGACTACCTGACCTGCACCTCCTGCGGACGCGCGTTCCCGGTGCGGGACGGGATCCCGGTGCTGCTGCTGGAGGAAGCGGTCGGGGGACCGGCCCCCGGCGCTTCCGGGGAGGGGTGA
- a CDS encoding SIS domain-containing protein, whose amino-acid sequence MLDDSLFDDPARLVDADTGGLLRLAALSGAQVRAAVESATEAGLDDLFDGRPRAVVLLARPGVGPGVCRLLAALAGPRCPVPVVVTDTVPAWIGALDVVLAHSDDVGDTVLAESVSVACRRGATVVLAIPPDGPVAAAGAGRATVLPPRVPVPSTLSFAHALAVGLSVFRTLDLLRFDAEQLADELDKEAERAHPNHETLTNPAKSLAMRLAERVPLLWGLDPASTAVAEHGAFALGAHTATPCHVADYQQAVAERALHRAAAGSEADLFADPEDDPGTALRVFLVSARHDEQGEAQERGAVRDLPGADLVSPGDAVGDDAVLRSAVLAARFDMAAVYLGLAAGTLNGPGWPALAMH is encoded by the coding sequence GTGCTCGACGACAGCCTCTTCGACGACCCGGCTCGACTGGTCGACGCCGACACCGGCGGCCTGCTGCGGCTCGCCGCTCTCTCGGGCGCGCAGGTCCGCGCGGCGGTCGAGTCCGCCACCGAGGCGGGCCTCGACGACCTGTTCGACGGCCGGCCCCGCGCCGTGGTGCTGCTGGCCCGCCCCGGGGTGGGCCCCGGCGTCTGCCGCCTGCTGGCCGCCCTGGCGGGGCCGCGCTGCCCGGTGCCGGTGGTGGTCACCGACACCGTCCCGGCCTGGATCGGCGCGCTGGACGTGGTGTTGGCGCACAGCGACGACGTCGGTGACACGGTGCTGGCCGAGTCGGTCTCGGTCGCCTGCCGCCGCGGTGCGACGGTCGTGCTCGCCATCCCGCCGGACGGGCCGGTCGCGGCCGCGGGCGCGGGACGGGCGACGGTGCTCCCACCGCGCGTCCCGGTGCCGTCCACGCTGTCCTTCGCGCACGCCCTGGCGGTCGGGCTCAGCGTCTTCCGCACGCTCGACCTGCTGCGCTTCGACGCCGAACAGCTGGCCGACGAGCTGGACAAGGAAGCCGAGCGCGCGCACCCGAACCACGAGACGCTGACCAACCCCGCCAAGTCGCTGGCGATGCGGTTGGCCGAGCGCGTCCCCCTGCTGTGGGGCCTGGACCCGGCGTCCACGGCGGTGGCCGAGCACGGGGCCTTCGCGCTCGGTGCCCACACCGCGACGCCCTGCCACGTGGCCGACTACCAGCAGGCGGTGGCGGAACGCGCGCTGCACCGGGCCGCCGCCGGGTCCGAAGCGGACCTCTTCGCCGACCCCGAGGACGACCCGGGGACCGCGCTGCGCGTGTTCCTGGTCAGCGCGCGCCACGACGAGCAGGGGGAGGCGCAGGAGCGGGGCGCGGTGCGCGACCTGCCCGGCGCCGACCTGGTCAGCCCGGGTGATGCGGTGGGCGACGACGCGGTCCTGCGGTCCGCTGTGCTGGCCGCCCGGTTCGACATGGCCGCCGTCTACCTCGGGTTGGCGGCAGGCACGCTGAACGGTCCCGGCTGGCCGGCGCTGGCGATGCACTGA
- the manA gene encoding mannose-6-phosphate isomerase, class I, with protein MELLRNAVRPYAWGSRTAIADLLGRPVPTPHPEAELWMGAHPGDPSRVVRPDGEEVSLLSLLEADPEHHLGPVCVQRWGGRLPFLLKVLAADEPLSLQAHPSAEQAAEGFRLEEEAGIARNAPNRNYPDPTAKPELVCALTEFHALAGFREAQRTVRLLDELAVPSLRAHRELLAAQPDADGLRALFTTWITLPENYLREVLPELLEACVEHVRAHGEFALECRTVLELGEAYPHDAGVLASLLLNRIVLQPGEAIFLPAGNLHAYLNGTAIEILANSDNILRCGLTPKHVDVPELLRVLDFACGDMRVLKGESLDANLTAYRTPADEFELSRLDWTPAESGVVHLDSPGPQILLCTKGSIQLTSCTHNGSVPRELRLDRGQSVWLAASDPAVQVRPVELDAEGRAQVFRAAAGAF; from the coding sequence GTGGAGCTACTGCGGAACGCGGTGCGCCCCTACGCGTGGGGCTCGCGTACCGCTATTGCTGATCTGCTCGGTCGGCCCGTCCCCACCCCGCACCCGGAAGCCGAGCTGTGGATGGGGGCGCACCCCGGCGACCCGTCGCGCGTGGTCCGTCCCGACGGCGAAGAGGTCTCCCTGCTGTCCCTGCTGGAGGCCGATCCGGAGCACCACCTGGGGCCGGTGTGCGTGCAGCGCTGGGGCGGCCGGTTGCCGTTCCTGCTCAAGGTGCTGGCCGCCGACGAGCCGCTGAGCCTGCAGGCGCACCCGTCCGCGGAGCAGGCCGCGGAGGGGTTCCGGCTGGAGGAGGAAGCGGGCATCGCGCGCAACGCGCCGAACCGCAACTACCCGGACCCCACCGCCAAACCGGAACTGGTTTGCGCCCTCACCGAGTTCCACGCGCTGGCCGGGTTCCGCGAGGCCCAGCGCACCGTCCGGCTGCTGGACGAGCTGGCCGTGCCGAGCCTGCGCGCGCACCGCGAGCTGCTCGCCGCCCAGCCCGACGCCGACGGCCTCCGCGCACTGTTCACCACGTGGATCACGCTGCCGGAGAACTACCTGCGCGAGGTGCTGCCCGAGTTGCTGGAGGCGTGCGTGGAGCACGTCCGGGCGCACGGCGAGTTCGCGCTCGAGTGCCGGACGGTGCTGGAGCTCGGCGAGGCCTACCCGCACGACGCCGGGGTGCTGGCCAGCCTGCTGCTCAACCGCATCGTGCTGCAGCCGGGCGAGGCGATCTTCCTGCCCGCGGGCAACCTGCACGCCTACCTCAACGGCACCGCCATCGAGATCCTGGCGAACTCCGACAACATCCTGCGCTGCGGGCTGACGCCCAAGCACGTCGACGTCCCGGAGTTGCTGCGGGTGCTGGACTTCGCCTGCGGGGACATGCGGGTGCTCAAGGGCGAGTCGCTGGACGCCAACCTCACCGCGTACCGCACCCCGGCCGACGAGTTCGAGCTCTCCCGGCTGGACTGGACCCCGGCCGAGTCCGGTGTGGTGCACCTGGACTCCCCGGGACCGCAGATCCTGTTGTGCACCAAGGGGAGCATCCAGCTGACCAGCTGCACGCACAACGGCTCGGTGCCGCGCGAGCTGCGGTTGGACCGGGGCCAGTCGGTGTGGCTGGCGGCGTCCGACCCGGCGGTGCAGGTGCGTCCGGTCGAGCTCGACGCCGAGGGGCGGGCGCAGGTGTTCCGCGCCGCCGCCGGGGCGTTCTAG
- a CDS encoding cation diffusion facilitator family transporter — MSASGGTKAILAALSANAGIAAAKFTGFLFTGSSSMLAESVHSLADTSNQGLLLLGQKTAQRKPTEEHPFGYGRDRFFYSFVVALLLFTLGSVFAIYEGVHKIQQPEPLTHVWAAVLILLVAVALEAYSFVTAIGESRQLKGELSWWQFVRQATTPELPVVLLEDLGALVGLVLALCGVGLTAVTGNPVWDGIGTTCIGLLLGVIAVVLIVETKSLLIGEGASRELLAEIVGELERGKVEKVIHIRTQYLGPEELLIAAKIGMAPSLSVAQVATEIDEAEARIRAKVPAARLIYLEPDLERGRALAG, encoded by the coding sequence GTGTCAGCAAGTGGCGGAACCAAGGCGATCTTGGCTGCGCTCTCGGCCAACGCGGGCATCGCGGCGGCGAAGTTCACCGGCTTCCTGTTCACGGGTTCGTCCTCGATGCTCGCGGAGTCGGTGCACTCGCTGGCCGACACCTCGAACCAGGGCCTGCTGCTGCTCGGGCAGAAGACCGCGCAGCGCAAGCCCACCGAGGAGCACCCGTTCGGGTACGGCCGCGACCGGTTCTTCTACTCCTTCGTGGTCGCGCTGCTGCTGTTCACCCTCGGCTCGGTGTTCGCGATCTACGAGGGCGTCCACAAGATCCAGCAACCCGAGCCGCTGACCCACGTCTGGGCGGCGGTGCTGATCCTGCTGGTCGCGGTCGCCCTGGAGGCCTACAGCTTCGTCACCGCGATCGGCGAGTCCCGCCAGCTCAAGGGCGAGCTGAGCTGGTGGCAGTTCGTCCGGCAGGCCACGACCCCGGAGCTGCCGGTGGTGCTGCTGGAGGACCTGGGCGCGCTCGTCGGCCTGGTGCTGGCCCTGTGCGGTGTCGGGCTCACCGCGGTCACCGGCAACCCGGTGTGGGACGGCATCGGCACCACGTGCATCGGCCTGCTGCTGGGCGTGATCGCGGTCGTGCTCATCGTCGAGACCAAGAGCCTGCTCATCGGGGAGGGCGCGAGCCGCGAGCTGCTGGCCGAGATCGTCGGTGAGCTGGAGCGCGGGAAGGTGGAGAAGGTGATCCACATCCGCACGCAGTACCTCGGCCCGGAGGAGCTGCTCATCGCCGCCAAGATCGGCATGGCGCCGTCGCTGTCGGTGGCGCAGGTGGCCACCGAGATCGACGAGGCGGAGGCGCGGATCCGCGCGAAGGTGCCCGCGGCGCGGTTGATCTACCTCGAACCCGACTTGGAGCGGGGGCGGGCGCTGGCGGGCTGA